Proteins encoded together in one Lathyrus oleraceus cultivar Zhongwan6 chromosome 5, CAAS_Psat_ZW6_1.0, whole genome shotgun sequence window:
- the LOC127084894 gene encoding glycine-rich protein 5, protein MASSSRAFLFVLLGALVCSSIDARKLGSDNGLRDEKNFYHRPGFGGGAGAGGGGGFGGGGGSGGGLGGGSGGGFGAGGGSGGGLGGGGGFGGGGGGGFGGGGGVGGGSGFGGGSGFGGGAGAGSGLGGGGGGGFGGGGGSGGGLGGAGSGGGFGGGAGGGVGGGFP, encoded by the coding sequence ATGGCTTCAAGTTCTAGGGCTTTTCTTTTTGTGCTTCTTGGTGCTCTTGTTTGTAGTAGCATTGATGCAAGGAAGCTTGGGAGTGATAATGGTTTAAGGGATGAGAAGAATTTCTATCATCGTCCAGGGTTCGGCGGAGGTGCTGGCGCAGGAGGAGGTGGTGGTTTTGGTGGTGGTGGTGGTAGTGGAGGAGGGTTAGGTGGTGGTTCAGGAGGCGGATTTGGTGCTGGCGGTGGTTCTGGCGGTGGACTTGGAGGTGGAGGTGGTTTCGGTGGTGGTGGCGGCGGTGGATTCGGTGGAGGAGGTGGTGTTGGCGGAGGATCAGGGTTTGGAGGAGGATCAGGATTTGGAGGTGGTGCTGGTGCTGGTAGTGGACTCGGAGGAGGTGGTGGAGGAGGATTTGGAGGCGGTGGTGGTAGTGGAGGTGGACTTGGTGGTGCGGGATCCGGAGGAGGATTTGGTGGTGGAGCTGGCGGAGGAGTTGGAGGTGGATTTCCATGA